In Vibrio tritonius, the following are encoded in one genomic region:
- the gspI gene encoding type II secretion system minor pseudopilin GspI: MNKRFSAGFTLLEVLVALAIFATAAVSVMRAVSQHINTMNYLEEKMFASIVADNQMAKVMLAPKQLAAKEGKESMAGQDWFWKIKPVNTSSGTLKAFDVMVSKDKKASPLITVRSYVGS, from the coding sequence ATGAACAAACGTTTCTCAGCTGGTTTTACTTTGTTAGAGGTGTTAGTCGCGTTAGCTATCTTTGCGACGGCGGCGGTCAGTGTGATGCGGGCGGTGAGCCAGCACATTAACACCATGAATTATTTAGAAGAAAAAATGTTTGCTTCGATAGTGGCGGATAACCAGATGGCTAAGGTGATGTTGGCACCTAAGCAGCTTGCGGCAAAAGAAGGTAAAGAGTCGATGGCTGGGCAAGATTGGTTTTGGAAAATCAAGCCGGTCAACACCTCGTCGGGCACGCTGAAGGCATTTGATGTCATGGTATCTAAAGATAAAAAAGCCAGCCCTCTGATTACGGTGCGTAGCTATGTCGGCAGCTAG
- the gspH gene encoding type II secretion system minor pseudopilin GspH, translated as MKSIRGFTLIEIMLVLVLLALSSAAVISTIPTSKNHLAEKTARSAFEKLQLLNEEAVLSGTDYGLRVDEKQSPPQLQFMQLSEKGWQPVERLQFNAHIAIDPRLNVVFKVGGDTWAKDDDRLFSDTPLFDDNMFVEEKKKKALPPQIFILSSGETTPFTLSFSLPEQSSQDAWLVAAQANGNIRLIEPGEERQ; from the coding sequence ATGAAGTCTATCCGTGGTTTTACCTTGATAGAAATAATGCTGGTCCTGGTGCTATTAGCACTGAGTTCTGCAGCTGTCATTTCAACAATCCCTACTAGTAAAAATCATTTAGCTGAAAAAACGGCTCGTTCTGCGTTTGAAAAACTGCAGTTGTTGAATGAGGAAGCTGTGTTATCGGGAACGGACTACGGATTACGAGTCGATGAAAAACAGTCCCCCCCTCAGTTGCAATTTATGCAGCTGTCAGAGAAAGGGTGGCAACCCGTAGAGCGTTTGCAGTTTAACGCTCACATTGCTATCGATCCCCGTTTAAATGTGGTGTTTAAAGTGGGTGGGGATACTTGGGCGAAAGACGATGATCGTCTGTTCTCTGATACACCGTTGTTTGATGACAATATGTTTGTAGAAGAGAAGAAAAAGAAAGCCTTACCGCCACAAATTTTTATTTTATCGAGCGGAGAAACCACACCGTTCACATTAAGCTTTTCTCTACCAGAGCAAAGTTCGCAAGATGCTTGGTTAGTGGCCGCTCAAGCAAATGGCAATATTCGTTTAATTGAGCCAGGAGAAGAACGTCAATGA
- the gspG gene encoding type II secretion system major pseudopilin GspG, with the protein MKKRTAAKQSGFTLLEVMVVVVILGILASVVVPNLLGNKEKADQQKAITDIVALENALDMYKLDNSVYPTTDQGLEALVSKPSSPEPRNYRDGGYIKRLPKDPWSNDYQYLSPGDKGTIDVFTLGADGQEGGDGINSDIGNWNIQDYQ; encoded by the coding sequence ATGAAAAAACGTACAGCGGCTAAGCAGTCCGGCTTTACCTTGCTTGAAGTAATGGTTGTGGTCGTTATTTTGGGTATCTTGGCCAGTGTTGTTGTCCCTAACTTGTTAGGTAACAAAGAAAAAGCCGATCAACAAAAAGCAATCACAGACATTGTAGCGCTAGAAAATGCATTAGATATGTATAAGTTGGATAACAGTGTCTACCCAACTACAGACCAAGGTTTAGAAGCGTTAGTATCAAAACCTAGCAGTCCAGAGCCACGTAACTACCGTGACGGCGGTTATATTAAACGCCTACCGAAAGACCCTTGGAGCAACGATTACCAATACCTAAGCCCAGGTGATAAAGGCACAATTGATGTGTTTACTTTGGGGGCTGATGGTCAAGAAGGTGGTGACGGAATTAACTCTGACATCGGCAACTGGAATATTCAAGATTATCAATAA